The genomic window AGCGGAGGGCCGAAGCCGCTGTACAATTCAGAGCTCGAGCTGGGCGCCACAGCAGCAAAGGTAGGATTCACGTTGCTATTCGCGAATGGACTTGTGTTACTACCAGTGGTGCAAGTGGGATGAGAGGAGTGCGGAGGAGCAGGGAGCTTGAGAGGCGACGGGCGCAGCAGCTGGAAGGGCGCGCCGGCCACGGCAGCTGAGTTGGTGGGCGAGGGGCCCGCGCCGAAGAGCACGCCGGGGCCGAGGTGGGGCGCGAACGGCGGCACCGGGAAGCCGGTGAACTCCTGCACCATGGCGCGGAAGTTGGAAGCGTCGGTGGTGAACAGGGTGGTGGGTGGCCGGCGCGACGCTCGCGGGCGCTTACGCGGCGGCTTGCGCGCTGCTGCGGCCGGGGGATCAGGCTGCTGGGGTTCTTGCGCGGCGGTGGTAGGGAATAAGAAGGAGGTGGCGGTCGGGTCGAggaaggcggaggcggaggcggtggcggaggaCGGGAGGCTGTcgctggaggcggaggccatgggaagctgcAGGCGGGAGGGGTGGATCCGTGGATGGAGGTGTGGGGTTTGGCGGGGAAGAGGGTTGGAGGCTTGGAGCCTCGGAGTTATAAGTGGGTTGGTGATGTATTGATGAATGAACGAGCATACATgcgtgtgtgagagagagtggCGGAGGCAGGATTTTGGCGATGGGTGTGGGAACTGGACGAAGTGTCTAACATAAATAAACGGGAAAACTATATCTTACCTAGCAACTGAATTTTGTACCTTCCCATTAGGGGTGGCACCGAGTTTGTCTCCGTCGGGTTTAGCCTGACCACATCTAACCAAAAACTCACGATCTCAAACCTGATTCGACTCTAAAATGGCTACAGGTGCAAAACTCTCCTTTGTCCTGGACCCGGTGAGAACTCGGCAGAGGCAGCAGAGGAGCAGGAGGGCCGCGAAGGGTTCGGGTGAGGGGACCTAATAGGGGACCATCGGTGTACTCCAGCAGAGCGGGAGGGTGGCGGAGGGCTTAGGCGAGGCGGGCATGCGATGACCATGGAGCCGCGTGGGCGAGGCAAAGGACAGGCATGGGCGAGGCGGTGGCCGCGGAGCTGCACAGGCGAGGCGGCGTGGTGAAGGAGGGCGCATGGGCGAAGCGAagcgaagcggcggcggcggaggatgggtgggcgggggagggggggagGCGGTGTCGACGGATGGGCTGGCGAGGCGGAGCAGAGGAGGGCAAAGGGGCACGGTGTCGCGGCGGCAGAGCTCACGTGGGCGAGGCGGCGCGGGCAGGTGGAGGGAGTGTGGGTGAGGCGGAGCGGACTGACATAGCCATGGGGGGCGAGCGGTCGAGCAGGCGAATTGGGCcatgtggggggggggagtcGGGTTGTCAGGGAGAGGTTTTTGGTTGGGTCATTTTTTGGATAGCCTTCGAGGCCCGTGGGGAACCTGCGGGTGCAATATCTGCTCTGGCCCCGAACCCGACTCCCTGAACCTAACCGAACCTGGCCCTGTCGGGTTTGAAACCCGTGGGGACCTGACCCGGCAGGGcaaattgccatccctactttCAATTTGCACAAAGATTCAAGCTTGGGCTGGCCTGTCCTTCTTCGGTGACGGAGAATAGCTATGATGAGTTAGTATAGGGTTTTAAGGTTTGGGATTAGAGGCTCAGGGTTGAGGTTCACTGGAGTGTTCCTCAGACTTAAGCATGGTGCCACAATGGTGGCGGTGCGCATGGGAGCATCATAATGACAACCCGACGAAATTGAATTAGTGCGGCGACAGATCCGACAGCGAGGAGCCACCAGAGATGATAAAAGGCGATGGGACGGGGGTGAGGACACTGAGGAGGAGCTCGCCGGTGTCAATGATGAAGGTGGTGAGGACGTGGGCAAGGGCTTGGGCTCACCAGGGATATCGATGAGTACCTGGACAAAAGCAGGTAGggtcagaaaaaaaaaggggtaGAAGGGTCCTAAATAAAAGCTCAAATATGTTGCAGGGGCAAAAAGAAAGCGATGGAAGGACCTGAAtaaaagttcaaatattttgtgtagtttttttaataaattttgaaTCGTTGTATCGGAACCAACACCACaaataattcaaaaaaaatcgtggTTGAGACATATTTAGGAGCAATAGTAGCAGTGCAAGTGCAACCAATGCAAAAGTTCCTTTTATTCGATCACTGAATGCAAATGAAACGTCACAGCTGACGACGGAATGCAGTATATAGGAGCACTATGCTACATCTAGGAAGATCCTGATGAGATCTCTGAGTGATTTGCTGACTGGGCGAAGTTATTACGATGGGTCTGTGTAGTGTGTACATCTTCTTCCAATCCCAATAGCTATGAAATTGTGTGCTGGTTTGCTGCGCGTTAATTGGGCGATATTTTATCACCGATGCTAATGCCAAAAATATACAGGCGTACGCACGCTCTGAAGTAATTCGCCATCAATTGTAGAATTGTACACAGAAGGGTGGTGCAATCTTCTGCCACATGGTGGAATGTATACCAAGATTTCGACTGTACATGATTGTGCTTCCATTTTTTTTCCCCGAAGAATTGTGCTTCCACTTAACTGGGAGTCTCTATCTGGTGAATATTTTACCAAATGACTATACAGTGCACACCCTCTCACACTACTATAAAATCTATTTAACAGGACGTTACTGTATAGACGGATCTATATCGCCGTATGTATAAAGAGAACCATAGATGGCTTCAAACTAGAACCGTATGAGAAAATGGTAACGAGTAGTTGCAACAAAGCGGGACGTTACAGTACAGATGATTATAAACTACAATCGACTATactaatagtacagatggttctaatttagaaccgtctatactgTTCTTTTTTATAGATAGTTCTAAATTAGAATTATCTGTACTATTAACAGTAATAGTACAGATAATTtcaaattagaaccgtctgtaatgTTTCTTTTTTACAGACAAATGGTTCtaatttagaaccgtctgtaaaaaaatAACAGTACAAATATTTTTAAGCTTTGAACCGCTGAgcgtatatcttatatagattatttttataatgaTCAGCAATAAATAATTGATGAGACGGTAAGTAAGGTTCGCACGAGCTTAGATGTTACGGGTTCAACTCCTAGAAAACCCACTCGTGATATTTCGCGTGAAAAATTGTGTGACTTTTGACCGCgtctacataataatatagggggCTGTTGTaggtaggaaaaatattttttactcaGAAAACTTAGTACACACGGTTCTAATGACGAGCCGCCTGTACAGATTATTTGTACAAATGGTTCTAATAACAAGCCGTTTGTACAAATAATTTCTACAGACAATTCCAATAACGAGACGTCTAtacaaatgatttgtacagacggttgtCCGCACGGGGTTTTCGAACCGTCTGTATAAATTACTTTTCTACTTAGTAtcaatattttctaaaaaacaGATAATAATTTTCGAAGCCTAATTTAACAATTTTCGAAAATATGGAAACAGTTATCGAACCAAGTTCAATCATTTCTAAAACTTATTTTCAACAAGTTCTGAAAACCTTGCGGTAATTTCTAAAACTTCTCAACAACTGCTGAAATGTAGTTCAGCAACTTTTGAAAATCTCGCAATAATTTTTCATTGACTGTTCTCTGGATCAGGATCCGGTGAACTTTTGTGTTTTGCAGAACGGGATGGTTTATATTAACATAAATTCGATATTACATCCAAATTACAGGGATCTGGTGAACTTCACTAGTTAGCGATCTCCTTCGTCATGTATATTTAAGGGCTCCTAATTTTTTGAACGGCATCCTTAATAAGGGAAACGGTATACATACTtaaatttttttcttacaaATGCTTTACAATGATGATGTGGCAGATTGTGGTTAAATCCGGATTTGCTTTAACTTCTCCTTGAATAAATCTAGCGGTTGAGAGTTTCGTTTGTAGCGCTTTTGTAACAAAAGTTTTAGGATGTGTGTACCGCTTCTCATCGTTTAAACCCTGTACAGATTTTAGGCCTGCACGTACACCGTAGGCAGAAGCGTTTAACAGCGTACTTGACCTCGAAACAAATCGCTTTAACCTTTTCTCCCATCCCACGGAAGCAAATGTGACGCAACACGCCTATTTGAGCACTGATGATGAACGTACACTTGTCTGGCTGGATAACATAAATATATCTCGACCAAGCACAGTAAATTATTACTTCCGTACAAATTTTATTAAAGTTTATAAGTTTTAATCAACGATTAGTCAAATTGTATTTATATTTAGTATACAAATTTTACTttaatagatttatattttaaaatatttttaatatgatgttgattaTAGCagttgataatatattataagataaattaattgttaaaatttatttttgataatTTCTTAAAAACAAAATACGTCTTACTGGCTACCTTAAGATTAACAAGGCGGAGTCAAATTTGAGTCGTGAAGAAGGTAATCTCCATCATTGTTACGGAGTAGATGTAGATTATTTGACGTAACCGTGCGGTTCAAGTTCCGGCCTTCTACCCTAAGCAAACGCCTTTCCTTGCCCTAGTGGAAGAAAAATGGCAGCTCAAAGGATTAAAAGGAGTTAATCAACATGCACAGAATCAATAGCACCCAGTCATGCATGTCCATTTTTTCTTCCTGTCTAGATCTACGTTCTCTACTGCCTTCTAGAATGTAGCAGCACACATTCGTTACCGCCTGCTCCTGCATCAGCACAGAACTAACAGCTGTTTTCAGCAGCGGATGTGGAGGAGCCAGACAGAGGGACTCATCCACCTCTTTCTCATCGGATGTGGAGGAGCCAGACAGAGGGACATCGTCTTCTTCTATCTCTTTCTCattcatgataattttttttgctaaaGAGCTTAAGTGGACTTTCATTAGCTGTGAAATAGTAGGGAGTAGGAAGCCCTTCCCGATCCGCCCCTGGCTGTTTTGTTTTGATTGAGTTTTGTTATCAGAAGACGTATATTAGGAAGATCTTGATTGATTATCTAACTCAAGaataactaatattttaatCAGATttatttaatctttttttacaAGATGAAGAACTCCCTATCTACTTTGATGAGATAGGAGGCAGTACAAGACCTCTATATAAAGCGGACCCAGACCCCTGAAGGGAGGCTTTTTTTTTCCCCGAAGAAGCACAACTCATTTGAAACTCAACGCAAGCACCAGGGCCATCGAAGATACTCGACGACTTCCTCATTAGTCTAATTTAGATCTCATCTACTCCTTATAATAAATCTAGACACATCGaatgtactcgagtgaatacagatATATCATCAAccacataggacgtagggtattattCCAATCGAGGGCCCGAACTTATATACATCATGTGTGCCTCGTCTCTTGTTTGATTTCTGGATCACGAAGACAACCCCATTATTCTTATGGACATATTATCAGGGAAAAACCCTCGACaattggcgcgccaggtagggatcttctgcttttcaggatcgaCTATGTTTCGAGTGCACATTTGCATCGGATTCTCCGGCACCGGCTTCTACGACCGCTTTGAGTTGCCAGCGATCGCTTTCGAATCGCCCCTGGCTGGATCGGAGATCACGTTCAGAACTATGGTTTTCTGTTGGGTCGATCAGAGTGGACTAAACCACACCGGTATTCTCGAGTCTAGCCTATTAGAcgcataccgcgaggtgggacaccttGCATGAGATCCCCAGGAGCCCAATGTTTTGCAGTTCATGGACACCGATAGCGACGTGAGTGGTGACGACGGCTCCATCGACAAGTAGAGCAGCGACGAACTGTAGGAGGACCGGTgcctcctggtcttcaacgatgACTTTCAGTGGGCACGCCTCCACCAGCAATAATCCCGAGATCGAGGGACGGACTCCCTCAGGGCGGccatcatgaggcttcatcaGCTCGACCGCAGCCGAGCCTCGGTAGTAGCATTGTTAGCACTCCAGATGCTAATGTCTAGGGATCCCATCTGATTCTGTGATCCCTTCCGAATCCGAtgaatcctttaacccctatGATTAATTAGGTTAggaccctactcgatgcggttcagatccaagttgctcgagcaaacaatcctaACGCCTCTAGTCCCCCCAATCGGCAAGGTGCTGGTTCGAGGAGCCATGAACGCGAACACTCTTGAGTAGAAGGGTCGCAAGTAGAAAGCTCGGGAGGTCGACCCTGAGTACAGCACTGCAGTTCAAACTGTAACTGCCTCGTCCCTGAGCATAGGAATCAGGGAGACCTAAGGAACCTCATCCCTCACAATAGACGTGACTTGCAGCAGGTTATCAACAACCATGAGCGCTATGAGGATGATCGACGCTACAACGATTGCAGATCTCCAGGACGGAAGGGTCGATATGACTCCCTTGATCGAAGGGACAGACATGACAGTccttctcctccgcctcctAAGGAATTCGACGGAGGTTGCGAAGCCTTCGTCCTAGATCTTCTCTCAATGCGATGGACTGATAAGTTCAAAACGGGCCCGATCTAGAAGTACGATAGGAAGATcaaccccaacgagtggttatAGATCTATACCACAATTATCTGAGCAACGGGTGAAAATAACAAGGTAATGGACAATTACCTGCTAACCGCGCTTGATGGACCGACAAGGTCCGGGTTGTTGAACCTGCCTTCTAACTTGATCCGATCATGGGTCGAGTTGAAGgttcagttcatagccaacttccagggtactTTTGAGAGCCCAAGAACGGAGAACAATCTTCATCAACTGAACCAAGGAAAGGATGAGTCCTTCTGAGACTTCATCCCACGATTCAGTGAATGACAAAACACGATCTCGGATATTTCCGACGAATCGGTTATCACCGCTTCTTAGAGAGGCATTAAGAACACAAATCTGGTCGGGAAGCTTACTACCCGAAAGATCTAGATGATCAAGGACTTGTTCGAGTTGACTGATAAATCTGCAAAGAAAGCTGAAGCTCAGgcacatgccaaaaaccctCAGCCTAGCAAGGACAATCCTGAATCCTCGAAGAACGGGAGAAAGAAGGGTAAGCCTAGTGACAAGTGCAAGGGTCCAGATATGACCGTAGTCGCGATCGATAGGAGTAAGTCGCACAACATTGGGACAGTAAAGGCCTGAGTCGAGGTGGCAAGAAGTGTTGCCCTATTCATCGGACCAATTAGCATGACTTTGACGAATGCTACGTTCTCAAAAAGAAGGTCGAAGAGAAGCTTAAAGCCATCCCTGTCGAGCACCACGGCAAACAAACTAAGCCAGACGCTAAAGGCAATGAGCCCGAGTTCCATGAGCTTGACCAAAGTTTGGCACATATCTTTGGAGTTTCCGTCGTGTACGAGTCAAAAAGACAATACAAGGCGGTCGAACGAGAGGTCAACCTGGCTCTCACCAGGCCTACTCGGTACCTCAGGTGGTTGGAAGTTCCGATTACCTTCAACCAAGTCGACCATCCTCCTACGGTCCCACATCCTGGTTGATATCCAGTTGTGGTACAATTGACTATCCTCAACATTAAAGTTTCTCGAACACTGGTTGATGGGGGTAGTttcgcttaacctcatcttcaccaAGATTTTAGATAAGATGGGGATCAAGAGGTCGAAGCTTAATAAGGGAGTCAAGCCCTTTCCATAGCATAACTCCCAATTCATCGACAATACCCTTTGGCCAGATCGAGTTGAGAgtcacgtttggcacgcccGGCAACTTCCGCACAGAGAAACTTACCTTCAACATCGCGGATTTCAAGATGGCATACAATGTAATCTTAGACCACCCAATGCTGGGTAAGTTCATGGCTGGCGTGCACTACGTATACCAGGCACTCAAGATCCCGGACcctaaaggggtcataactgtcaAAGGAGATCAACGAGCAGTAGCCAAGTGCGACAAGCAGAgcttggatatggtcgaacacttcagttGATTGTCAATTACTTCAAAAGGTGCGGAGTCCAAGCACTAGAAGCATCAAGCAGCCAGTGACTCCAAGTTCATAAGCCTTGCTGACACATCCCAGTCTGATGATGCCACAAAGGAAGAGACCAACGATGGCACCAAGGATAAAATAACAgatggtggtgtcaaggcagtgcccctcaaccCGTCTGAACTAGCCAAGGCGGTCAAGGTTGAGGCTAGTCTTGACCTCAAACAGGAACTCGAGCTCGTTGCTTTCCTCTAGGAGAACCAAGATGTATTTGCATGAAACCGTCTAATATGTCCGGGGTTCCTAGGGAAGTAATCGAGCATTGACTAGCTGTTAAATCCGATatcaaacctgtggtgcagaagcagcgaagataTGCTGAGGATAGGAAGCTAGCCATCCAGGATGAGGTCGATAAACTTCTAAAGGCGGGTTTTATTTGAGAAGTTTgtcatcctacgtggctcgGGAATCCtatcctcgtcaagaaggctaatggtaggtggagaatgtgtgtcaacttcaccgacctcaacaaagcctgccccAAGGATATTTTTTCTCTCCCGCGCATTGACCAGATAGTCGactccacaacatgttctgcgTTGCTGTGTTTTCTAtatgcctattcggggtatcaccaaattagcatgggaattTAAGACAAGGAGAAAACCGCTTTCACTACTCTTTTTGGTGTATTTTATTATATGAAGATgctttttggtttgaagaatgccggtgctacgtatcaaagatCTATTTAGAATTTTCTATAACCCCAGattgggcgcaatgtagaagcttatatcgatgatattgtagtcatgTCTAggaccaaagatgcattgatcaTCGACCTCAAGAAAACCtttgacaacctcaggaagtatcacaTGATGCTCAACCGTGAAAAGTGTATGTTCGGCGTGCCATCTTGCAAGCTTCTTGGTAataagtcgaggcattgaggctaatccacgcaaaatcgaggctctcgaccagatgcggtcacctcgaacactgaaagagGTTCAAAAACTGACATGATGCATAGCAGCcgttagtcgattcatttctaGGATGGGCGAATGAGGGATGCCATTTTTCAAGTTGCTGAAGAAACATGACCGGTTCGAGTGGATGGAAGAAGAGGAGAATGCCTTCAAGGACTTTAAAAGGTACTTATCATCTTCGTTAATTCTTACCCTGCCTAATGAAAAAGATGAGCTCTTTATGTACGTTGTAGCTACCTTGCAAGTTGTAATTACAGTTTtggtggtcgaacgggaatgccCCAATAGAAGGCCAAGGTTCAGAAACCTGTTTATTacgtgagcgaagtcctacacgatgcgAAACCACGATGCCCGCAAGTGCAGAAATTGCtttatgcagtcttgatgtttTCCCAGAAGCTACGACACTATTTTCAAGTGTATAAGGTCACTGTTGTGACGACGTATCCACTAAAGGATGCCATACGTAATAGGGAGGCTACTAGATGAATCGCCCAATGGGCGCTTGAACTCAATAAGTTCGACATACACTATGCATCATGCACAAGCGTGAAGTCAGGAGTATTGGCGGAATTCATCGATGAATGGACAAGTTTTGACAAAACTAAGCCAATTGTAGTCGAGGACCACCagacgctcttctttgatggatcactcacGCTTCAAGGCTCGAGGGCTGGCATCATACTCAAATCTCCGATGGGTGACGAACTTAGGTACgttgtttaattatattttaaagcttccaacaatgttgcataATACAAGGGACTGGTAAATGGCCTCCGCATAGCTgcgtcacttggaatcaggtgacttctcgtgaaaggggactcacagctagtcgtaaaccaagtgcaaaaggagtaccggTGCTCGGACAATAATATGGCGACTTACTTGTACAAGGTGCACAAGCTTGAggaaaagttcgaagggctagaagtaatgcACATCAGAaagagtgataactctggtgcagaTGAGCtagctagactcgcttcttctcaaGCACCagtacccataggggtcttcgttgagaaactacTCAAACAATCTGTCCCGACAGTTTGGTGaatggatgctgcccaacccgacTAGTAGTTTGGCTAGGTCAGTGAGGTAGAAACCGTAGACACGGTAGCTTCACTACTTGAATGCGAGCCAACTTGGATGACtttgtaccaagcctatctcgaaggtcgagacatccttgatgatgatacgtttacagagaaaattgcttgtaaGTCTAAGCTATACGCTTTAGTAGACGACAAGCTCTatcgaaaggggagtaacagaatcttgatgaagtgcatcaatCAGGAACAGAGCAATAAattattgctcgatatccatagaGGCACGTTGGTAATTGTGCATCTTATCGCACCTTGGTCGAAAAAGCTTTTTGTTAGGAATTTTATTGGCTGACTACCCTCCAAGATGCTTCTGAGTTGGTCAAAAAGTGcaagagctgccaattttttggaagacaGACTACGCGACCTACCCAAGCTCCGCAAACAATTTTTCTTTCTTGGTCTTTCTATGTTTGGGGCTTGGATATTCTGGGATGTTCCCAAGGGACCAAGGCGGTTACAAGTTcatattcgtggctatcgatacgttcactaagtggattgaggccaAACCCATTGGGAAGATAAACACATAAGCGGCTAAGAAATTCAtaaggagcataattactcgattcggaattctgcatcggataattacagATAATGGTAGCCAACTAAAAAACAAGACCTTTATTgcattctgtgaagaatttgacATTAAAACTTATTTCGCCTTTGTAGCTCACCCCCAGAGCAACGGTTAGGTTGAGCGCACCAATGGTATAATCTTACAAGATCTCAAAACTCAGGCTTTCGACAGGCTGAATGCCTACTTGAAGCGATGCGTGAAAGAGCTTCCTTTGGTACTATGGTTGTTTGTATCTCAACTaacagggccaccggtgaaacttcGTTCTTTTTAGTCTACGGAGAAGAAGCAGTGCTCCCAACTGAATTGCAGGTTGGATCATCTCGAGTGGAAGATTACTCGGAAGAGGGGCAGGAGCAGTTACGAGCGGATGCCATTAATTTACTCAAGGAGTACCATGATCGAGCATTCATTTGAGCGACTAAGTATTAGCAAGCGCTGCATAGATATCATAGTCAGAAAGTCCACCTCAGGAGACTTGCTACTGGAGATCTTATCCTACAAAAGGTGTAGAAACAGACTTGACACCATAAGTTATCATCTAAGTGGGAAGAACCCTATATAATAGTTGAAGTTCctcgacctggatcagtacagttatctactccaaatggtgaGATACTCAAGAACTCGTGGCACATTGATCAACTCCaatagtttcattcatagataaggtaagttacaggtaagtcgattacattcgatcAGATTAACTAACCTATTACATCACGCATTTTTGATGCTTACACTCTACTTTCCACTCGATTATCGCATCGAGcggagagtcgggggctacatcatgcaTTTTTGATGCTTTtacttcactttttttttctctggttATCACGTCATTCAGAAGGCTAGGAGTTACATCGTATAATATCAGCGCTTATGCTACACTATCTACTCGAATCCAGTCATTGAGTAAGAGATAGGGGCCACATCAAGTATGGCGCATAAGAGAGTCAtaggctacatcgcatactttcgatgctaagGTTTTACATCGAGTAAAACGTCGAGGGCTACGCTATTTTCCTTCAATGGTGCAGGTATGTTCTTTATTACTCTCCACTCGAGAAATCTTCTCCCCGACCAGAGAGTCAAGAGCTACATAATAATATCTTATTCTCTTGTAAgtatttttgcaatagtttatcTGACTTTGCATTGATCGCGTTGgatagaaccaacggaggcatgtgttgggtcgatgacagGCAATCACACCTCAGAAAGCATAACGGCACCgagattgttagacatctcatgcctaacgACCAACAAAGGTTCGAAAAGTCCTAGTATGTCCCGTGTGTGCTCTCTAACGAGTTCTTATTCGTATGTTGATCAAATGCGCAAACCattaaaagtttgcaaaagtccATAATGTGTTCTATTTCTAATTTTAtagtagtcttttccttattcctTTTTTGTCGCCTCGAGTAATTACTCAAGGATCATGCATCTAATGGCTTGTTTAGTTGAGATTTCAGAAACTAACAGATATTCGATAAGTGATATTCAAGGATAATAATAACACTTGCTAATCAaatttgcatctacttatgctcactctatttcatcgataaggaaatagcaGGCAGTAGCATAAtagacaagcaaaataatagtaGTATTTACAGACATCCTTAGAGTATGGATCAAATCTAAATGTTTCGAGTCCCGCATCATGGACCATCGGCTAGAAGGACTACCTTTGCTTTCACCGTTGGATAGGCTATTCGCCGTTGGACAGGCTAAACCCTAAAGACTCGACAAAAGCAGGGATCAAAGGTTCGACACTTTCCATAATTTTTGCTACCTCATCTACAGGGCATCTGAAACCTGCCGTCACCATCGAGGTGTCGAGATTGGGAtcatagctcttgaggagaccaagcattgtTTTGGCGCTGAGGGAGGCCAAATGGGTCATGCGGTCGAGGGTCTACTCCTCTAGCTCTTGGAGCGTTGTAACCGTAACTCCCTGAC from Phragmites australis chromosome 14, lpPhrAust1.1, whole genome shotgun sequence includes these protein-coding regions:
- the LOC133891422 gene encoding VQ motif-containing protein 22-like, which gives rise to MASASSDSLPSSATASASAFLDPTATSFLFPTTAAQEPQQPDPPAAAARKPPRKRPRASRRPPTTLFTTDASNFRAMVQEFTGFPVPPFAPHLGPGVLFGAGPSPTNSAAVAGAPFQLLRPSPLKLPAPPHSSHPTCTTGSNTSPFANSNVNPTFAAVAPSSSSELYSGFGPPLAGAVPCYEDGFEAAEGESVSHGHGLFSSFLYAGDRYHSH